A genomic region of Exiguobacterium sp. Helios contains the following coding sequences:
- a CDS encoding YtpI family protein, which produces MQFVLILLIVLSLGGYLLAKRRAFHTKSTNRKFLFNTQASIWLSLFVILFAVNQFVSGDGLTTTIGKVVCSILIVIGVASFIAGFIRYKKIYPYVVREMEQSEQS; this is translated from the coding sequence ATGCAGTTTGTTCTCATTCTGTTAATCGTCTTGTCTCTTGGTGGATATTTACTTGCAAAACGACGTGCGTTTCATACGAAAAGCACGAACCGGAAATTTTTATTCAATACGCAAGCGAGCATCTGGCTCAGCTTGTTCGTCATTCTTTTTGCCGTTAACCAATTTGTGTCTGGTGACGGATTGACGACGACGATCGGAAAAGTCGTCTGTTCGATTCTGATTGTCATCGGTGTCGCTTCATTTATCGCAGGTTTCATCCGCTATAAGAAAATCTATCCGTATGTCGTCCGTGAAATGGAACAGTCGGAACAATCGTAA
- a CDS encoding DRTGG domain-containing protein, whose product MPTKHEQIIRHIEDLDVGAKISVRQIAKDLTVSEGTAYRAIKEAENLGFVSTIERVGTIRIKKKQKENIEKLTFAEVVNIVDGQVLGGRDGLHKTLTKFVIGAMKLEAMMRYIDVDSLVIIGNREKAHELVLDAGAAVLITGGFDTTEDAKRLADEMELPIISTSYDTFTVATMINRAIYDRLIKKEILLVSDILIPLHDTFYLQTNDPIARWHELNEQTKHNRYPVIDEQMKVVGVVTAKDIIDRPHDWPVEKVMTRHPITVGIRTSVTNSAHQMVWEGIEMLPVIDQYGRLLGIISRQDVLKALQLANRQPQVGETFDDLITGQIKAAEDARGPYLSLEVSPQMTNFMGTASSGVLTTLLVEGATRMLRHMKKGDLVIENVSIYFIKPVQIESTITIRANVFDVGRKFGKVDVEMYQGTQIVAKALVTSQLIDR is encoded by the coding sequence ATGCCTACAAAACATGAACAGATCATCCGGCACATTGAGGATCTCGATGTGGGCGCCAAAATATCCGTCCGGCAAATCGCAAAGGACTTAACGGTATCCGAAGGTACGGCATATCGTGCCATCAAAGAAGCGGAAAATTTAGGGTTCGTCTCAACGATTGAACGTGTCGGGACGATTCGCATTAAAAAGAAACAAAAAGAAAATATTGAAAAACTGACGTTTGCGGAAGTCGTCAATATCGTCGATGGACAGGTTCTCGGAGGACGTGACGGACTTCATAAGACATTGACGAAGTTCGTCATCGGCGCGATGAAGTTAGAAGCGATGATGCGTTATATCGATGTCGACAGTCTCGTCATCATCGGAAATCGGGAAAAAGCACATGAGCTGGTCTTGGATGCAGGAGCAGCAGTTTTAATTACCGGTGGTTTTGACACGACGGAAGACGCAAAACGATTGGCAGACGAAATGGAGTTGCCGATCATTTCCACGTCTTACGATACGTTCACTGTCGCGACGATGATCAACCGGGCCATCTATGACCGACTGATCAAAAAAGAAATTTTACTGGTCTCCGATATCTTAATTCCTTTACACGATACGTTTTATTTGCAAACGAACGACCCGATTGCCAGATGGCATGAACTTAATGAGCAGACAAAACATAACCGTTATCCGGTCATTGATGAACAGATGAAGGTTGTCGGTGTCGTGACGGCGAAGGATATCATTGATCGTCCACATGACTGGCCGGTCGAAAAAGTCATGACCCGTCACCCGATCACGGTCGGAATCCGGACAAGCGTGACGAACTCCGCGCACCAGATGGTATGGGAAGGGATCGAGATGTTACCGGTCATCGATCAGTACGGACGTCTGCTTGGCATCATCAGCCGGCAAGATGTCTTGAAAGCCCTGCAACTGGCGAACCGTCAACCGCAAGTCGGCGAAACGTTTGATGACTTGATCACAGGACAGATCAAAGCGGCAGAAGATGCGAGAGGACCTTACCTTTCACTCGAAGTCTCACCGCAGATGACGAACTTCATGGGGACGGCTTCGAGTGGTGTCTTGACGACCTTGCTCGTCGAAGGAGCGACACGGATGTTGCGTCATATGAAAAAGGGTGACCTCGTCATCGAAAATGTCAGCATTTATTTCATCAAACCTGTTCAAATCGAGAGTACGATTACGATTCGAGCCAATGTGTTTGATGTCGGACGGAAGTTCGGAAAAGTGGATGTCGAGATGTATCAAGGTACACAAATCGTGGCGAAAGCACTCGTGACGTCACAACTAATCGATCGATGA
- a CDS encoding Xaa-Pro peptidase family protein, with product MLERTNQISRVLQESGIDVALITSKASVFYFSGVYAEPHERVMAVIVDANGKRALFCPALEANIVAASPWDGEVITYADHEHPFDKISETLKTFSISNNRIGIEGEHMTFSRFKELEARQENAAILDIGQPLQALRLKKDAQEIAILREAAALADEAIEIGKQAIRPGVTEMEVISTIEFEMKKKGVREMSFDTLVLFGANSADPHGVPGDRVIQEGDFVLFDLGVVWKGYCSDITRTFVYGEASEEQQTIYQTVLQALEAATEASRVGVTLGTLDQAARKVIEQAGYGDYFTHRVGHGLGIDVHEFPSLASNNLLTAESGIVYTLEPGIYVPNVGGVRIEDDIHLTESGPEALTRYPKHLQSLPVTAVQ from the coding sequence ATGTTAGAACGGACAAATCAGATTAGTCGTGTATTACAGGAATCAGGAATCGACGTTGCATTGATTACGTCAAAAGCGAGTGTGTTTTATTTTTCAGGTGTCTATGCGGAACCTCATGAACGTGTGATGGCTGTCATCGTAGATGCTAACGGAAAACGTGCCCTCTTCTGCCCAGCCCTCGAAGCCAACATCGTCGCTGCAAGTCCATGGGACGGCGAAGTCATTACGTATGCGGACCACGAGCATCCATTTGACAAAATTAGCGAAACCCTGAAGACATTTTCGATTTCCAATAACCGAATTGGAATTGAAGGTGAACACATGACTTTCAGCCGGTTTAAAGAGTTGGAAGCCCGTCAGGAAAATGCGGCAATTCTTGATATCGGTCAACCCTTGCAAGCACTACGCCTAAAAAAAGACGCTCAAGAAATTGCAATTCTCCGCGAAGCAGCAGCATTAGCTGACGAAGCGATCGAAATCGGCAAACAGGCGATTCGTCCCGGCGTCACGGAAATGGAAGTCATTTCAACAATCGAGTTCGAAATGAAAAAGAAGGGCGTCCGTGAGATGTCGTTCGATACATTGGTTTTATTCGGAGCAAACAGTGCCGATCCGCATGGTGTGCCCGGTGACCGAGTCATTCAAGAAGGCGATTTCGTTCTGTTCGACCTTGGTGTCGTTTGGAAAGGATATTGCTCAGACATTACTCGGACGTTCGTTTACGGGGAAGCCAGTGAAGAACAACAAACTATTTATCAAACAGTTCTTCAAGCACTTGAAGCAGCAACGGAAGCCAGCCGGGTCGGCGTGACTCTTGGTACATTAGATCAAGCTGCCCGGAAGGTGATTGAACAAGCCGGTTACGGTGACTATTTCACCCATCGTGTTGGACACGGTCTCGGCATCGATGTCCATGAATTCCCGTCACTCGCATCGAACAACTTGCTGACAGCGGAGTCTGGAATCGTATATACACTGGAGCCAGGGATCTATGTCCCGAACGTCGGCGGTGTCCGTATTGAAGATGACATTCATTTAACCGAGAGCGGACCGGAAGCACTGACCCGCTATCCGAAGCACCTCCAATCCTTACCGGTAACAGCCGTACAGTAA
- a CDS encoding SDR family oxidoreductase, with the protein MRHALITAGTKGLGEMVTRRLLEEGWHVTALHRSEPTFVHERLHLIKADVTQQNQLMDAVEQTMTAHGRIDALILNAGPYIFERKSLVDYSDEEWNEVVTGNLTASFWLLRKILPIMREQQYGRIITYGFPESASAPGWVDRAAFAAAKSGMVSLTKSVALEEAEYGITVNMVNPGNIVGDNKSKRIEEATADEQTPVGRTGVGEDIARTISFLVAEESSLITGAILDVTGGVNVVHQSRP; encoded by the coding sequence ATGAGGCACGCGTTAATTACAGCAGGAACAAAAGGACTCGGTGAAATGGTGACCCGTCGTTTACTCGAGGAGGGGTGGCACGTCACTGCGCTTCACCGCTCGGAGCCGACATTTGTTCACGAACGACTTCATTTGATTAAAGCGGACGTCACGCAGCAAAATCAATTGATGGATGCGGTTGAACAAACGATGACTGCCCACGGTCGGATTGACGCGTTAATTTTAAACGCGGGACCGTATATCTTCGAACGGAAATCGCTTGTCGACTATTCGGATGAAGAGTGGAATGAAGTAGTGACCGGTAACCTGACAGCCAGTTTTTGGTTATTGCGAAAAATCCTTCCGATTATGCGCGAACAACAATACGGACGTATCATTACATACGGTTTTCCGGAGAGTGCATCTGCACCCGGGTGGGTGGATCGAGCTGCATTCGCCGCTGCGAAAAGCGGTATGGTCAGTTTGACGAAAAGTGTAGCGCTTGAAGAGGCGGAATACGGAATTACGGTAAACATGGTCAATCCCGGTAATATTGTGGGCGACAATAAGTCAAAACGGATTGAAGAGGCGACGGCGGATGAACAGACGCCGGTCGGACGGACAGGTGTCGGAGAAGATATCGCGCGGACGATTTCATTTTTAGTAGCGGAAGAATCCAGTCTGATTACAGGGGCGATTCTTGATGTGACCGGTGGTGTCAATGTTGTGCATCAATCACGACCGTGA
- a CDS encoding universal stress protein yields the protein MAIVYHNILVAVDGSKEAERAFETAIDVSLRNNAKLVIAHVIDTRTFATVEAYDRTITERAESYAKELLDDYVKTAQERGVKDVEVAIEYGSPKVTIAKKLAPNHNVDLIICGATGLNAVERFFIGSVSESITRYAKCDVLIVRL from the coding sequence ATGGCAATCGTATATCATAACATTTTAGTAGCAGTCGACGGATCAAAAGAGGCAGAACGTGCTTTTGAAACGGCGATTGACGTCTCACTTCGAAACAATGCCAAACTCGTCATTGCTCACGTCATCGATACACGGACTTTCGCAACTGTCGAGGCCTACGATCGGACGATTACCGAACGTGCCGAATCCTATGCAAAAGAACTGCTCGATGATTACGTCAAGACAGCTCAGGAGCGTGGTGTAAAAGATGTTGAAGTCGCTATTGAATACGGTTCCCCGAAAGTAACCATCGCCAAAAAACTTGCACCCAACCATAATGTCGATTTGATTATCTGTGGAGCAACCGGCTTAAACGCTGTTGAACGTTTCTTTATCGGTAGCGTTTCAGAAAGTATCACACGTTACGCGAAGTGTGATGTCTTGATTGTTCGTCTTTAA
- a CDS encoding 3D domain-containing protein — protein sequence MMKRIIASVLAVLLALSSFAGLQAEAATKKNVKSSVDSLIVRQKATTASKKLGLLYKNQTLPYKAKTGNWYKVSYKGKTAYLSARYSKVVTSSGSKKQSTGGWKTITNVSATAYTPYDPGSGNLTAIGWNIKSSKKKVVAVDPRVIPLRSTVKVYYKGKLKGTYTAADTGGAIKGKKMDILYYSRAEAFNWGRRNVTVKYK from the coding sequence ATGATGAAACGAATAATCGCTAGTGTTTTAGCAGTCTTGTTAGCACTCAGTTCGTTTGCAGGTCTTCAAGCGGAAGCTGCAACTAAAAAAAATGTCAAGTCGTCGGTCGATAGTCTGATTGTTCGCCAGAAAGCTACCACAGCGTCCAAGAAACTCGGTCTTCTATATAAGAATCAAACGTTACCGTACAAAGCTAAAACAGGAAACTGGTATAAAGTAAGTTATAAAGGAAAAACGGCGTACCTCAGTGCCCGTTATTCGAAAGTCGTCACATCAAGCGGATCGAAAAAACAATCAACAGGTGGTTGGAAAACAATCACAAACGTAAGTGCAACAGCTTATACACCATACGATCCAGGTAGCGGTAATTTAACGGCAATCGGCTGGAACATCAAGAGCTCGAAAAAGAAAGTCGTAGCAGTTGATCCACGTGTGATTCCGCTTCGTTCAACAGTCAAAGTGTATTACAAAGGGAAATTAAAAGGGACATATACAGCAGCAGATACAGGTGGTGCCATCAAAGGCAAGAAGATGGACATTTTGTACTACTCACGTGCCGAAGCATTTAACTGGGGTCGTCGTAACGTCACTGTTAAATACAAATAA
- a CDS encoding acetate kinase, protein MAKIMAVNAGSSSLKFQLLEMPNETMIAVGLVERVGKDDAIFTIKYGEGQKYTDVLPLATHKEAVELSLEKLMEFGIISSYDEIKGVGHRVLHGKEKYADSVVITEEVMQDIESYTELGPLHIPPNLIGIRAFQAILPEVPQVAVFDTAFHQTMPEENFLYSLPYEYYTEYGIRKYGFHGTSHKYVTERASELLGRPLQDLRLISCHLGSGASIAAVAGGESLDTTMGFTPLEGITMGTRSGSLDPALIPFLMEKTGKTAEDVLNVMNKESGIYGLSGLSSDLRDVESAATEGNHRSEMALRIFANRIHGYIGQYAAEMNGVDAIIFTAGVGENSDSIRERVLRGLEFMGVYWDPSLNNGARGEELFINYPHSPVKVIIIPTNEELMIARDTVRIGGLVEQNA, encoded by the coding sequence ATGGCAAAGATTATGGCAGTAAACGCCGGTAGTTCGTCACTGAAGTTCCAATTACTTGAGATGCCGAATGAAACGATGATTGCAGTTGGTTTAGTAGAGCGCGTCGGAAAAGACGATGCCATCTTTACGATTAAATATGGCGAAGGACAGAAATACACGGATGTTCTTCCGCTTGCGACACATAAAGAAGCAGTTGAATTATCACTTGAGAAACTCATGGAATTCGGCATCATCTCATCGTATGATGAGATCAAAGGTGTCGGACACCGTGTGTTACACGGTAAAGAAAAATATGCGGACTCTGTTGTCATTACAGAAGAAGTCATGCAAGACATCGAATCTTACACGGAGCTCGGTCCGTTACACATTCCGCCAAACTTGATCGGAATTCGTGCGTTCCAAGCGATTTTACCGGAAGTACCGCAAGTCGCTGTTTTTGATACAGCTTTCCACCAAACAATGCCGGAAGAAAACTTCCTGTACAGTCTTCCGTACGAATACTACACAGAGTACGGCATCCGGAAGTACGGTTTCCACGGAACAAGCCATAAATATGTCACGGAACGTGCTTCTGAATTGTTGGGCCGTCCATTACAAGACTTGCGTCTGATTTCATGTCACCTCGGTAGCGGAGCATCGATCGCAGCTGTCGCAGGCGGAGAATCACTTGATACAACAATGGGCTTCACACCACTCGAAGGAATCACGATGGGAACGCGCTCTGGTTCGCTTGACCCAGCCTTGATCCCATTCTTGATGGAGAAAACCGGCAAGACAGCAGAAGACGTTCTAAATGTCATGAACAAAGAGTCAGGCATCTACGGTCTTTCTGGTCTTTCAAGTGACCTGCGTGATGTTGAATCTGCAGCGACAGAAGGAAATCACCGTTCGGAAATGGCGTTACGAATCTTCGCTAACCGGATTCATGGCTATATCGGTCAGTATGCAGCAGAGATGAATGGCGTCGATGCCATCATCTTTACAGCAGGTGTCGGTGAAAACTCGGATTCGATCCGTGAGCGTGTCTTACGTGGCCTTGAATTCATGGGCGTTTATTGGGATCCTTCACTCAACAACGGTGCACGCGGAGAAGAATTGTTCATCAACTATCCGCATTCACCGGTCAAAGTCATCATCATTCCGACGAATGAAGAATTGATGATTGCCCGTGACACGGTTCGTATCGGTGGATTGGTCGAGCAAAACGCATAA
- a CDS encoding class I SAM-dependent methyltransferase, which produces MESLEKLYKELTQQTRKLERDLDMPYLEGLTEVIDRLNERHTENVEPETVRKAVSLAILEGMKQAQPNHLPTPDSVALFAGYLIGKLIKKEDVRLLDLGSGTGGMLHAVLSQLPKDTVAEAVEVDETLIRLSASVSELMDYPVNYTHQDALRPLLLDPVDLAMADLPIGYYPDEEVSKTYVLKRDEGMSYSHFLLIEQAMNYVKPGGFGVFVIPNGLFQHDTEGKLKQYFETKAHVVGILQLPLTMFKQEQAAKSYLIVRNHLAGMAMPKQALLAELPSFTDARAFGGMVKQIDEWINTELK; this is translated from the coding sequence ATGGAATCACTAGAAAAATTATATAAAGAATTGACACAGCAAACGCGTAAATTAGAACGTGATTTAGACATGCCGTACCTTGAAGGTCTGACGGAAGTCATCGACCGTTTGAATGAACGGCATACGGAAAACGTAGAACCGGAAACCGTCCGAAAAGCCGTATCACTTGCCATTCTCGAAGGAATGAAACAGGCACAACCGAATCACTTGCCGACACCGGACAGCGTCGCATTGTTTGCGGGTTATTTAATCGGGAAACTAATCAAGAAGGAGGATGTCCGTCTGCTGGATCTTGGCAGCGGGACAGGCGGTATGTTGCATGCTGTCCTCAGTCAACTTCCGAAAGATACGGTTGCCGAAGCCGTTGAGGTGGATGAAACATTAATTCGACTTTCGGCATCTGTTTCTGAACTCATGGATTATCCGGTCAACTATACGCATCAGGATGCTTTGCGTCCGCTTTTGCTTGATCCGGTCGATTTAGCTATGGCAGATTTGCCGATCGGCTATTATCCGGATGAAGAAGTCTCGAAAACATACGTTTTAAAACGGGATGAAGGTATGAGTTACAGCCATTTCCTGTTGATCGAACAAGCAATGAATTATGTGAAACCGGGCGGGTTTGGAGTGTTTGTCATTCCGAACGGACTCTTTCAACATGATACAGAAGGTAAGCTGAAGCAATATTTCGAAACAAAAGCCCATGTCGTCGGAATCCTCCAGTTACCGTTGACGATGTTCAAGCAGGAACAAGCAGCTAAAAGTTATTTGATTGTCCGGAACCACTTGGCGGGTATGGCGATGCCAAAACAGGCATTGTTGGCCGAGTTGCCATCGTTTACCGACGCCCGTGCCTTCGGCGGGATGGTGAAACAGATTGATGAATGGATTAACACAGAATTAAAATGA
- the tpx gene encoding thiol peroxidase, whose product MYMATFKGNAITLIGTPVEIGQEAPDFEVLANDLSPVTRDTYEGVRIISVVPSIDTGVCDAQTRKFNEEAAAIEGVTVLTISNDLPFAQRRWCAASGLDNVVTLSDHRDLSFGTQYGVAIEELRLLARSVFVIDAANEVVYAEYLEESTNEVDFESALAAAKGAKTTK is encoded by the coding sequence ATTTACATGGCAACATTTAAAGGGAACGCAATCACATTAATCGGAACACCTGTTGAAATCGGACAAGAGGCACCGGATTTCGAAGTATTAGCAAACGATCTTTCACCGGTGACACGCGATACGTATGAAGGAGTTCGAATCATCAGTGTCGTACCATCAATCGATACAGGTGTCTGTGATGCCCAAACACGTAAATTCAACGAAGAAGCAGCGGCTATTGAAGGTGTAACAGTCTTGACGATTTCAAACGACTTACCGTTTGCACAACGTCGTTGGTGTGCGGCGAGTGGACTCGACAACGTCGTGACGCTATCAGATCACCGTGATCTTTCGTTCGGTACACAGTACGGAGTCGCAATCGAAGAACTTCGTTTACTGGCTCGTTCGGTCTTCGTCATCGACGCAGCAAATGAAGTCGTTTATGCGGAATATCTAGAAGAGTCAACGAATGAAGTTGATTTTGAATCAGCACTTGCGGCTGCCAAAGGAGCCAAAACAACGAAGTAA
- a CDS encoding NAD kinase, with protein MARNNVYLYYRNKQRHETQVRKLIEVGNRYGLNVVQDHKQANIIVSIGGDGAFLQAARFTGFREDAIYVGFAEGPNSFYCDFDINDLSSVEAIFKETGSRASEGEIEVRRYPLLEASINGGPGMLCLNECSVKSSIIKSLAIEVYIDGFLFETFRGDGMVISTPTGSTAYNKSLSGAIVDPLIHCLQVSEIASVNNNRYRTLGSAFLLNRGRKLSLRIIEDGNDYPIIGMDNEALSLKRTDSVDIQLSEKELKTVKLTNNTFWHKIQRSFL; from the coding sequence ATGGCTCGAAACAATGTCTACCTGTATTACCGTAACAAACAAAGACACGAGACGCAGGTACGTAAACTGATTGAAGTAGGAAATCGGTATGGACTGAATGTCGTTCAGGACCACAAACAAGCCAACATCATTGTCTCGATCGGCGGAGACGGTGCCTTCCTTCAAGCGGCACGCTTTACAGGATTCCGGGAAGATGCGATTTATGTCGGGTTTGCCGAAGGACCGAACTCATTTTATTGTGACTTCGATATCAACGATCTCTCTTCGGTTGAAGCCATATTCAAGGAAACCGGAAGCCGTGCTTCTGAAGGTGAAATTGAAGTCCGTCGCTATCCGCTCCTCGAAGCTTCAATTAACGGTGGACCGGGTATGTTGTGTCTAAATGAATGTTCCGTTAAGTCGAGCATCATCAAGTCGCTGGCAATTGAGGTCTATATCGACGGGTTCCTGTTTGAGACATTCCGCGGGGACGGTATGGTCATCTCGACACCAACCGGTTCAACGGCTTACAACAAATCATTATCAGGGGCAATCGTTGATCCATTAATCCATTGTCTTCAAGTCAGTGAGATTGCTTCCGTCAACAACAACCGGTACCGGACACTCGGATCGGCATTCCTCTTGAATCGCGGTCGTAAGTTGTCTTTACGAATCATCGAAGATGGCAACGACTATCCGATCATCGGAATGGACAATGAAGCGCTCAGTTTAAAACGGACAGATTCCGTCGATATTCAATTATCGGAAAAAGAACTTAAGACCGTTAAATTAACGAATAATACATTTTGGCATAAAATCCAACGTTCTTTCTTGTAA
- a CDS encoding amidohydrolase: MGKLYVNGIIRTMTHETDIHSAMFIEGERIIAMGEESKLRRRFGRRILSIVDLNGKAVYPAFTDAHIHLIGYGEAIGRVDASRYATLAELGKAFVEAEAVNGLHVAEGYDETKLDRAPTKAWLNQLFPTEPALLKRTDRHTVLVNDVLFKQLGYKASTVIEGGKIGLLESGEADGFLYDAAIEPLYALQSGSVERNKSSLRSAIKDLYRHGIVAAHTEDLAYHGDLEEVLQAYREVTEETGFHAHLLVHHLVIDQLIQLNPVLPPTLSTGAMKLFVDGALGGRTALLGRGYSDDATTRGIEVHSPEQLEQLVKRARSYGFTVAAHVIGDLAIERFVAVLEKYPAPKGTRDRIIHATVVRPELLARIRKLPVLIDVQPVFLLDDADFAQDRLGLNRLDWAYRLKSLADTGALLCGGSDAPISSPDVRRALYAATTGTAGNINKTDEVLSMYEALLLFTKNPHIATDTHGRKGMLLPGYDADFVIFEQDFYMLSGEAVLTNRLLETVQAGRTVFEATPVMN; the protein is encoded by the coding sequence ATGGGGAAACTGTACGTAAACGGAATCATTCGAACGATGACGCACGAAACAGATATTCACTCGGCGATGTTCATTGAAGGAGAACGGATCATTGCCATGGGTGAAGAAAGCAAGTTACGACGGCGGTTTGGAAGACGGATTCTGTCGATCGTTGATTTGAACGGGAAAGCGGTTTATCCGGCTTTCACCGATGCACATATTCATTTGATCGGATACGGTGAAGCCATCGGACGTGTGGATGCGTCGCGTTATGCAACGTTAGCGGAATTGGGAAAAGCATTCGTCGAGGCAGAAGCCGTTAACGGATTACATGTGGCAGAAGGATACGATGAAACGAAGCTTGACCGGGCACCGACGAAAGCATGGTTAAATCAGCTCTTTCCGACAGAACCGGCCTTGTTGAAGCGGACGGATCGGCATACCGTACTCGTCAACGATGTTTTGTTCAAACAGTTGGGATATAAAGCGTCAACCGTCATTGAAGGTGGGAAAATCGGGTTACTCGAATCGGGAGAAGCGGACGGATTTCTTTATGATGCGGCGATCGAACCATTGTATGCCCTGCAATCGGGCTCAGTCGAGCGGAATAAATCCTCGTTGCGGTCAGCCATTAAAGATTTGTACCGTCATGGTATTGTTGCTGCGCATACGGAAGATTTGGCGTATCATGGCGATTTAGAAGAAGTCTTGCAAGCATACCGGGAAGTGACGGAAGAAACGGGATTCCATGCTCATCTGCTCGTTCATCATTTAGTCATTGATCAACTTATTCAACTGAATCCCGTCCTGCCGCCGACGTTGTCGACCGGTGCGATGAAACTGTTCGTCGACGGGGCGCTCGGAGGACGGACGGCACTGCTTGGCAGAGGATATTCGGATGATGCGACGACACGCGGCATCGAAGTCCATTCTCCGGAACAGTTGGAACAACTCGTCAAACGGGCCCGGAGTTACGGCTTTACGGTAGCGGCACACGTCATCGGGGACTTGGCGATCGAACGTTTCGTAGCCGTCCTTGAAAAATACCCGGCTCCAAAAGGGACACGGGACCGAATCATTCATGCAACGGTCGTACGTCCGGAGTTGTTGGCACGAATTCGAAAATTGCCGGTCTTGATCGATGTCCAACCGGTCTTCCTGCTCGATGATGCTGATTTTGCGCAAGACCGACTCGGGTTGAATCGCTTGGACTGGGCCTATCGGCTGAAATCTCTTGCGGATACGGGAGCGCTTCTGTGCGGTGGATCCGATGCGCCGATTTCAAGTCCGGATGTCCGGCGTGCCTTGTATGCTGCGACGACGGGGACAGCAGGTAACATCAATAAGACGGACGAAGTATTATCAATGTATGAAGCCCTGCTGTTGTTCACGAAAAATCCACATATCGCAACCGATACACATGGACGAAAAGGAATGTTGCTTCCGGGATACGATGCAGACTTCGTCATCTTTGAACAGGATTTCTACATGTTAAGCGGGGAAGCTGTCTTAACCAACCGGTTGCTGGAGACTGTTCAAGCAGGAAGAACTGTTTTTGAGGCGACGCCAGTCATGAATTAA